A window from Erythrobacter sp. YJ-T3-07 encodes these proteins:
- a CDS encoding alpha/beta hydrolase: MEKKPKEPGGCCLVQMIFVLALTVLAYNVYHQVWPDLRHHLLDKADLAFTFRNDVEVRGPIAYGRHEDQVLTVTRSEAARSDAALPVLVFFHGGSWANGSPEAYGFIGRNFAPRGFVVVNAGYRLVPEGRYPAMLADSAAAVKWTARNIARYGGDPDQIYLMGHSAGAYNAVMLGLDRRWTRRLGLPEDTIDGVIGLAGPYDFLPLEGEGMTNAFGEAKPLTATQPIRFARKGAPPMLLITGADDEQVSPDNVRKLYDALAAKGAPVRRVVLDDIGHITLVMGLAKPFDHDRRVKDEVSRFLREQIRDAARERVRSERRAREMAATRDADSPPAREVRDAAPPAAQASGDIQPAGG, translated from the coding sequence ATGGAGAAGAAGCCTAAGGAACCGGGCGGCTGCTGCCTGGTCCAGATGATCTTCGTCCTCGCGCTGACGGTCCTCGCATACAACGTGTACCACCAGGTCTGGCCCGATCTGCGCCACCACCTGCTCGACAAGGCGGACCTTGCCTTCACCTTCCGCAACGATGTCGAGGTGCGCGGGCCGATCGCGTACGGGCGGCATGAGGATCAGGTTCTCACCGTCACCCGCAGCGAGGCGGCGCGCAGCGATGCTGCGCTGCCCGTACTGGTGTTCTTCCACGGCGGCAGCTGGGCGAATGGCAGCCCCGAGGCTTACGGCTTCATCGGCCGCAACTTCGCGCCGCGCGGCTTCGTGGTGGTCAATGCCGGTTACCGGCTGGTCCCCGAAGGGCGCTATCCGGCGATGCTGGCGGACAGCGCGGCGGCGGTGAAGTGGACCGCGCGCAACATCGCCAGATATGGCGGCGATCCCGACCAGATCTACCTGATGGGCCATTCCGCCGGAGCCTATAACGCGGTGATGCTGGGGCTGGACCGGCGCTGGACCCGCCGCCTCGGCCTGCCCGAAGACACGATCGACGGCGTGATCGGGCTGGCCGGCCCGTACGACTTCCTGCCGCTGGAGGGAGAGGGGATGACAAACGCGTTCGGCGAAGCAAAGCCGCTCACCGCGACCCAGCCGATCCGCTTCGCGCGCAAGGGCGCGCCACCCATGCTGCTGATCACCGGTGCGGACGACGAGCAGGTGAGCCCCGACAATGTGCGCAAGCTCTACGATGCGCTCGCCGCGAAGGGCGCACCCGTCCGGCGCGTGGTGCTGGATGACATCGGCCACATCACCCTCGTGATGGGCCTCGCCAAGCCGTTCGATCACGACCGGCGGGTTAAGGACGAGGTATCCCGCTTCCTGCGCGAGCAGATCCGCGATGCCGCACGCGAACGCGTCCGTTCGGAGCGCCGCGCGCGCGAGATGGCGGCAACCCGCGATGCCGACAGCCCGCCCGCTCGCGAAGTCCGCGACGCGGCTCCTCCTGCGGCGCAAGCTTCAGGAGACATTCAGCCCGCCGGGGGCTAG
- a CDS encoding App1 family protein yields the protein MGIFTRRPVRVQPFFGYRNRERLVLVGRTQRSRPPEFEQAGRWRTFRVMMSQFFASEVRNVGVTLCLTRSDGEDFSYTTTSDEDGYFRFEIDLEGDWPYPAQTAWEVVRLGWDNRDGHQSVTGHVLVPGADAQIGVISDIDDTIIETGITGGWHNVVRNWKRIFAQMPHERILVEGADSFYGAIGGGLTVSAAEPPTGAVIPTTHRPFFYISSSPWNLFSYLVAFQRSRELPLGALFLRNWGFNRATIGKKSHGAHKHQAISEILAHFSHLRFAFIGDDTQGDLPAFAEAVAREPDRIAAVFIRTTEKALSEKELDAKRVIESFGVPLWLGNSYAIGRDFLRAAGVAPHGETSRIVETVGPRNGEEA from the coding sequence ATGGGGATTTTCACTCGCCGACCGGTCCGCGTGCAACCCTTCTTCGGGTATCGCAACCGCGAGCGGCTGGTGCTCGTGGGGCGGACCCAGCGCTCGCGCCCGCCCGAGTTCGAACAAGCGGGCCGCTGGCGCACGTTTCGCGTGATGATGTCGCAGTTCTTCGCCTCGGAAGTGCGCAATGTCGGCGTGACCCTGTGCCTGACCCGCTCGGACGGGGAGGATTTCAGCTACACGACCACTTCGGACGAGGACGGCTATTTCCGCTTCGAGATCGATCTGGAAGGCGACTGGCCCTATCCCGCGCAAACCGCGTGGGAGGTCGTCCGCCTGGGGTGGGACAACCGCGACGGGCACCAGAGCGTTACCGGCCATGTGCTGGTGCCGGGGGCCGACGCGCAGATCGGCGTGATCTCCGATATCGACGATACGATCATCGAAACCGGGATCACCGGCGGGTGGCACAATGTCGTGCGCAACTGGAAGCGGATCTTCGCGCAGATGCCGCACGAGCGGATTCTGGTGGAGGGCGCAGACTCCTTCTACGGCGCGATCGGCGGCGGGCTGACGGTGAGCGCGGCGGAGCCGCCGACCGGTGCCGTCATTCCCACAACGCACAGGCCGTTCTTCTACATCTCGTCCTCGCCGTGGAACCTGTTTTCCTACCTCGTCGCGTTCCAGCGCTCGCGCGAATTGCCGCTCGGCGCGCTGTTCCTGCGCAACTGGGGCTTCAACCGCGCGACCATCGGCAAGAAGAGCCACGGCGCGCACAAGCATCAGGCGATCAGCGAGATCCTCGCGCATTTCTCACACCTGCGCTTCGCCTTCATCGGCGACGACACCCAGGGCGACCTGCCCGCCTTCGCCGAAGCGGTCGCGCGCGAGCCCGATCGGATCGCGGCAGTGTTCATCCGCACCACCGAAAAGGCGCTGTCGGAAAAGGAACTTGACGCGAAACGGGTCATCGAGAGCTTTGGGGTGCCCCTGTGGCTGGGGAACAGCTATGCCATCGGCCGGGATTTCCTGAGAGCAGCAGGGGTGGCACCGCATGGGGAAACATCGCGCATCGTGGAAACGGTGGGTCCGCGAAATGGAGAAGAAGCCTAA
- a CDS encoding DUF2141 domain-containing protein, with product MLTLGNAPGARQDVVVTVVDLRSTQGTVLACLTDRSGTFPDCADDETSQKRVVRANARVTIVFNDVQPGEYAISLLHDENGNGKADKTLFIPKEGFGFSRDAKVRFGPPQFSAAAFTVGRDAPVYQTIRMRYLSR from the coding sequence ATGCTCACGCTCGGCAATGCGCCGGGCGCGCGGCAGGATGTGGTGGTAACCGTGGTTGACCTGCGCTCGACGCAGGGCACCGTGCTCGCCTGCCTGACAGACAGATCGGGCACCTTCCCCGATTGCGCCGACGACGAGACGTCGCAAAAGCGGGTCGTGCGGGCCAATGCGCGGGTTACCATCGTGTTCAACGACGTGCAGCCGGGCGAATATGCGATCTCGCTGCTGCATGACGAGAACGGCAACGGCAAGGCGGACAAGACGCTGTTCATCCCCAAGGAGGGGTTCGGCTTCTCGCGCGATGCCAAGGTCCGCTTCGGCCCGCCGCAATTCTCCGCCGCGGCCTTCACCGTGGGCCGGGATGCGCCGGTCTATCAGACGATCCGGATGCGCTATCTCAGCCGCTAG
- a CDS encoding sterol desaturase family protein has product MLTALILSTVAMVAIVALRYLAISGAFAALTTRVRPGHHKGLSGQIRREIGWSLVSAAIYGIPAGVVAWGWDSLGWTRIYADWNAYPLWYLPLSVFLYLFAHDTWFYWTHRWMHEPRVFRVAHAVHHASRPPTAWAAMSFHPIEALTGTVVIPLLVFLVPIHIAMLGVVLTVMTVMGVTNHMGWEMFPRWLVRSPVGGWIITASHHQLHHERYQCNYGLYFRFWDRLCKTDRGLSKSFQP; this is encoded by the coding sequence ATGCTGACTGCCCTGATCCTTTCCACCGTCGCGATGGTCGCCATCGTGGCGCTGCGCTACCTCGCGATCAGCGGGGCCTTCGCGGCGCTGACCACGCGTGTGCGGCCCGGCCATCACAAGGGGCTCAGTGGGCAGATCCGGCGCGAGATCGGCTGGTCGCTGGTCTCCGCCGCGATCTACGGCATCCCCGCAGGCGTGGTCGCCTGGGGCTGGGACAGCCTGGGCTGGACCCGCATCTACGCCGACTGGAACGCCTACCCGCTGTGGTATCTGCCGCTGTCGGTGTTCCTCTACCTCTTCGCGCACGACACCTGGTTTTACTGGACGCATCGCTGGATGCACGAGCCGCGCGTGTTCCGCGTGGCGCACGCAGTCCATCATGCCAGCCGCCCGCCGACCGCGTGGGCCGCGATGAGCTTTCATCCGATAGAAGCACTCACAGGTACGGTGGTTATCCCGCTGCTCGTCTTCCTCGTGCCGATTCACATCGCTATGCTGGGGGTGGTGCTGACCGTGATGACCGTCATGGGGGTGACGAATCATATGGGGTGGGAGATGTTTCCGCGATGGCTGGTCCGGTCGCCTGTGGGCGGATGGATCATCACCGCGAGCCATCACCAGCTCCACCACGAACGCTACCAATGCAATTACGGGCTCTATTTCCGTTTCTGGGATCGTTTATGCAAAACCGATCGAGGTCTCTCGAAAAGCTTTCAACCCTGA
- a CDS encoding MmcB family DNA repair protein, producing the protein MAESSFLLDPSISPASPAAQHPCDASGAARGIMRLFARNDIWCTTEMPLRGGRRADLMGIDAKGHVIIVEIKVSRADLTGDAKWTDYLDHCDKFYWGIGTHLDRAILEGEAFLPERCGLIVADGYDAEIIRPAARHPLAPARRKVEVERLARTAMRRATVACDPDCAPWGGEK; encoded by the coding sequence ATGGCCGAATCGTCTTTCCTGCTCGACCCTTCCATCAGCCCGGCATCCCCGGCGGCGCAGCATCCGTGCGATGCGAGCGGCGCGGCGCGCGGGATCATGCGGCTGTTTGCGCGCAACGATATCTGGTGCACCACCGAGATGCCGCTGCGCGGAGGCCGCCGCGCAGACCTGATGGGGATCGATGCCAAGGGCCACGTGATCATCGTCGAGATCAAGGTGTCGCGTGCCGATCTGACGGGCGATGCCAAGTGGACCGATTATCTGGACCATTGCGACAAGTTCTACTGGGGCATCGGCACGCATCTCGACCGGGCAATCCTCGAAGGAGAAGCCTTCCTGCCGGAACGGTGCGGGCTGATCGTCGCCGATGGCTACGATGCGGAGATCATTCGCCCGGCGGCGCGCCACCCGCTGGCACCGGCGCGGCGCAAGGTCGAGGTGGAGCGGCTCGCCCGCACAGCGATGCGCCGGGCGACGGTCGCCTGCGATCCCGATTGCGCGCCCTGGGGCGGCGAGAAATAG
- a CDS encoding DUF2141 domain-containing protein, whose amino-acid sequence MLFSPVSLAARATFAVALGSLALSPVAAQKVAYAKVIYNDLSKCSSGAGPAIRITVTGLRSNEGGLYVRTFRARDSEWLRSQRYLTRLETKPRKGTMTVCVPLDTTGNYALTVHHDVNDNRKSDLSVDGGGISNNPPVKTLLGIPLPPSLSSASFSAGPGVTRLRIDMHYKD is encoded by the coding sequence ATGCTTTTCAGCCCCGTTAGCCTTGCCGCACGCGCCACATTCGCGGTCGCGCTGGGCAGCCTCGCCCTCTCGCCGGTCGCGGCGCAGAAGGTCGCCTATGCCAAGGTAATCTACAACGACCTCAGCAAATGCAGCAGCGGTGCAGGCCCGGCGATCCGGATCACGGTCACCGGTCTGCGCTCGAATGAGGGCGGCCTGTACGTGCGCACGTTCCGCGCGCGCGATTCCGAATGGCTGCGCTCGCAACGCTACCTTACCCGGCTGGAAACCAAGCCGCGCAAGGGCACGATGACCGTCTGCGTGCCGCTGGACACCACCGGCAACTACGCGCTGACCGTGCATCACGACGTCAACGACAACCGCAAGAGCGACCTGTCGGTCGACGGCGGCGGGATCTCGAACAATCCCCCGGTCAAGACCCTGCTCGGCATCCCGCTCCCCCCGTCGCTGAGCAGTGCGAGCTTTTCCGCCGGTCCGGGCGTGACCAGACTGCGGATCGACATGCACTACAAGGACTGA